Part of the bacterium genome is shown below.
TTAAAACCATCTTACGCCTTTTCAATCAGCCACATCGCGCAGGCGACGTCCCGTTCCAATATTTCACATTCCTGTCTTTCCTGCTCCAAAAACTCGCTGAGAGCATCGGCAAGTTCCGGATGAGATTTGACTATTGCGCTGGCACTTTGGGTGATAAACGCCGTGTTGCGCTGGTTAACTTGTTTCATCTCGGCTACTGAAAAGATTTTTTCTTGGAGGATCTTATCACCGTGCGCCGTGAGCTGATGAATGGTTTCTTCATGCGAAGCATAATACTCATAGCCGGGAAATGCGATGGGATCGTTTGTCAAACGGAAGCCGTCGTCGATAATCATATAACCGTGAGGGTGAATGGCTTCTCTGAGGCGCCCAACGCATTGGGCAACCGATCCCAGCACATCGCCAACTGCGGTATAAATGGCGAGGTCATAATTGCTCGCACTGTTCAGCGCATGCCGCATATCCGC
Proteins encoded:
- a CDS encoding class I SAM-dependent methyltransferase, whose product is MHTKTNHEVHEYFRIAPELLPYLPELFADLWAIGSAPEIIVAWLRRLGLPPRSTRAIDLGCGKGAVAITLAKELNYQIFGFDFFEPFVLAARQKAQEPNVAELCTFTCADMRHALNSASNYDLAIYTAVGDVLGSVAQCVGRLREAIHPHGYMIIDDGFRLTNDPIAFPGYEYYASHEETIHQLTAHGDKILQEKIFSVAEMKQVNQRNTAFITQSASAIVKSHPELADALSEFLEQERQECEILERDVACAMWLIEKA